A stretch of the Papaver somniferum cultivar HN1 chromosome 6, ASM357369v1, whole genome shotgun sequence genome encodes the following:
- the LOC113288167 gene encoding uncharacterized protein LOC113288167: MLNIKNTILRHVRVENSTQFLSMVENGGILNKLGRNMCVSSAHNSSDKLMDRVIGMVKKFGGIDSAMVTETASFQKDLSLDSLDRTELVMAFEQEFSIEIPDEVADKLNCCADVAKYIESTAEKKIKEN; the protein is encoded by the exons ATGTTAAACATCAAGAACACTATTCTGAGGCATGTGAGAGTGGAGAACTCAACACAGTTCTTGTCTATGGTAGAAAATGGAGGTATTCTTAACAAATTGGGAAGGAATATGTGTGTATCATCTGCACATAACAGCTCGGATAAACTCATGGATCGAGTGATTGGAATGGTTAAGAAATTTGGGGGAATTGATTCAGCCATG GTTACAGAGACAGCTAGTTTCCAAAAAGACTTGAGCCTTGACAGTTTAGATAGGACAGAACTTGTTATGGCTTTTGAGcaagaattttcaattgaaaTTCCCGATGAGGTAGCGGACAAACTCAATTGTTGTGCAGATGTAGCCAAGTACATAGAATCTACAGCTGAGAAGAAGATCAAAGAGAATTGA
- the LOC113288166 gene encoding uncharacterized protein LOC113288166 translates to MNSFLVMLSLFLLSVQYSAVAGQENPLFESSNHLEMVQLAGYGHDKLSSVLVSGTVLCGACLPGEADEDRSSPIADAAVAVTCKTGGKRKKHCEAKGVSDEYGEFIIDLPSELHAHPNLDKVCTVRVTSLPKNSPCSHHHFLLRKPKVIRLASVGNSIRMYTAGTMTFKQPSKPWRVCLKRRGKANAKSSWRGFR, encoded by the exons ATGAACTCCTTCCTAGTCATGCTTTCCTTGTTCTTATTGTCTGTTCAATACTCAGCTGTTGCCGGACAAGAGAATCCATTGTTTGAATCGTCTAACCACTTAGAAATGGTGCAATTAGCAGGATACGGGCACGACAAACTCTCGTCTGTTTTAGTAAGTGGTACGGTTCTTTGTGGAGCTTGTTTGCCAGGTGAAGCGGATGAAGATCGTTCATCGCCAATCGCAG ATGCAGCCGTAGCTGTCACATGCAAAACTGGTGGCAAGAGGAAGAAACATTGCGAGGCAAAAGGGGTCTCAGATGAGTACGGAGAGTTCATAATCGATCTTCCTTCAGAACTGCATGCTCATCCAAACTTGGACAAAGTTTGCACTGTTCGGGTTACGAGTCTGCCCAAGAACTCACCCTGCAGTCATCACCATTTTCTTCTAAGAAAGCCAAAAGTAATAAGATTAGCATCAGTCGGCAACAGCATCCGCATGTATACTGCTGGAACCATGACGTTCAAGCAACCATCAAAACCATGgcgagtgtgcttaaagagacgTGGAAAAGCAAATGCAAAATCTTCATGGAGAGGTTTCAGATAG